The proteins below come from a single Haladaptatus paucihalophilus DX253 genomic window:
- a CDS encoding ABC transporter ATP-binding protein, translating to MSMQLTSADETSDTEPLLAVRGLKKHFDQSGGVLDRLVGDTASVRAVDGVDLTVTEGETLAIVGESGCGKSTLGRTILNLHDATDGSVEYRGTNLSELSQQEMRPYRRDLQMIFQDPLASLNPRQTVGEIITAPMEVHGIGDSDEGRLERTKDLLRRVGLKAGHIERYPNQFSGGQQQRVGIARALALEPELIIADEPVSALDVSVQAQILNLLDELQDDLGLSLVFIAHNLSVVRHVADRVAVMYLGRIVETAPVAELYENPQHPYTKSLLSAVPRIDPADRDERIILEGSVPSPLDPPSGCRFHTRCPMVIPPEDWAGTDEAFRAAFAFRNHVLSGELDPDAARTRLEAEGRETDDSSVASYLVAQLLPGDPEALPSDAGEAVRSAADALAAADHERANEIVENAFPSPCERETPQPTDAGDGHAAACHRVTSQGS from the coding sequence ATGAGCATGCAGCTAACGAGCGCCGACGAGACGTCCGACACCGAACCGTTGCTCGCCGTTCGCGGCCTGAAAAAGCACTTCGACCAGTCGGGGGGCGTCCTCGACAGACTGGTCGGCGACACGGCGAGCGTCCGCGCCGTCGATGGCGTCGATCTGACGGTCACCGAGGGCGAGACGCTCGCCATCGTGGGAGAGTCCGGCTGTGGCAAATCGACGCTCGGTCGGACGATTCTCAACCTGCACGACGCGACCGACGGGTCGGTCGAATATCGCGGGACGAACCTCTCCGAGCTCTCACAGCAGGAGATGCGACCGTACCGGCGCGACCTGCAGATGATATTCCAGGACCCCCTGGCGTCGCTGAATCCGCGCCAGACAGTCGGCGAAATCATCACCGCGCCGATGGAGGTCCACGGCATCGGCGACAGCGACGAGGGCCGACTGGAGCGGACGAAAGACCTCCTCCGGCGCGTCGGATTGAAGGCCGGACACATCGAACGCTACCCGAACCAGTTCTCGGGGGGACAACAGCAGCGCGTCGGTATCGCCCGCGCGCTCGCACTCGAGCCCGAACTGATAATCGCGGACGAACCCGTTTCGGCGCTGGACGTGTCCGTGCAGGCCCAGATTCTCAACCTCCTGGACGAACTTCAGGACGACCTCGGCCTGTCGCTCGTGTTCATCGCGCACAACCTCTCGGTCGTGCGCCACGTCGCCGACCGGGTGGCCGTGATGTACCTCGGTCGAATCGTGGAGACCGCACCCGTCGCGGAACTCTACGAGAATCCACAGCATCCGTACACGAAATCGCTGCTGTCGGCGGTGCCCCGCATCGACCCGGCGGACCGCGACGAGCGAATCATCCTCGAAGGGTCGGTTCCGTCGCCGTTGGACCCGCCGTCCGGCTGTCGGTTCCACACGCGCTGTCCGATGGTGATTCCGCCCGAGGACTGGGCGGGCACCGACGAGGCGTTCCGCGCGGCCTTCGCGTTCAGGAACCACGTGCTGTCGGGCGAACTCGACCCGGACGCCGCGCGGACCCGTCTCGAAGCCGAGGGGCGCGAGACGGACGATTCGAGCGTGGCGTCGTACCTCGTGGCGCAACTGCTTCCGGGCGACCCGGAGGCCTTGCCGTCGGACGCGGGCGAGGCCGTTCGCTCGGCGGCGGACGCGTTGGCCGCCGCCGACCACGAACGCGCGAACGAAATCGTCGAAAACGCGTTTCCGTCGCCGTGCGAACGCGAGACGCCACAGCCGACCGACGCGGGAGACGGACACGCCGCGGCGTGCCACCGCGTTACTTCGCAGGGTTCCTGA
- a CDS encoding DUF5788 family protein, with amino-acid sequence MNERQRQRLLDRIQRPSATVGKQMVDELTIQGTTIDVQEFVFECKRLEAIPESERDAIEEMKTKLKRERLARKQRIDRGEIAVEEGERLVRSIHGIDRALTALEGLDSPNIEEEVRLKKLKDARELISLIRQRP; translated from the coding sequence ATGAACGAACGACAACGACAGCGGCTCCTCGACCGGATTCAGCGTCCATCGGCGACCGTCGGAAAGCAGATGGTCGACGAACTCACGATACAGGGAACGACGATAGACGTCCAAGAGTTCGTCTTCGAGTGCAAGCGCCTCGAAGCGATTCCCGAGAGCGAACGCGATGCCATCGAGGAGATGAAGACGAAACTCAAACGCGAGCGTCTCGCCCGAAAACAGCGAATCGACCGTGGAGAGATAGCGGTCGAGGAGGGAGAGCGACTCGTTCGGAGCATCCACGGCATCGACCGCGCCCTGACCGCACTGGAGGGGTTGGACTCCCCGAACATCGAGGAGGAGGTGCGACTGAAGAAACTCAAGGATGCGAGGGAACTCATCTCCCTCATCAGACAGCGGCCATGA
- a CDS encoding DUF7351 domain-containing protein — translation MTDGEPNTTGVFDSVSNSTRVEILRALADAHGDSPTDPWLAYSELREVVGIRDNGNFNYHLDQLGGLVVKGSPGYRLSRIGMSVVSAISSGVFDTEWAWGPIDAPGHCRRCDDPLQLRYEGGILWLSCGIDEHSVPLSIPPSLLESHPEGSETEIVERIAFLENQWGSLTRRGICSECQGYVEGRIETVPEEPEHYHYHGRCRRCGFHHGIPVGMFLASHPAVTSFYYERGVDVLTTPFWTLEFCAPGRETVLSTDPLRLGVGANLDGETLSLTLDRDGTVVSTAIAGASAEEPYNG, via the coding sequence ATGACCGACGGCGAACCGAACACGACCGGGGTCTTCGACTCGGTGAGCAACTCGACTCGGGTCGAAATCCTGCGAGCGCTGGCGGACGCACACGGCGATTCGCCGACCGACCCGTGGCTCGCGTACAGCGAACTTCGGGAGGTCGTCGGAATCCGTGACAACGGAAACTTCAACTACCACCTCGACCAACTCGGGGGCCTCGTCGTGAAGGGTTCGCCGGGGTACAGACTCTCGCGTATCGGGATGTCGGTCGTCTCGGCCATCTCTTCCGGCGTCTTCGACACCGAGTGGGCGTGGGGACCGATAGACGCACCCGGCCACTGTCGTCGCTGTGACGACCCACTGCAACTCCGCTACGAGGGCGGCATCCTGTGGCTCTCGTGTGGAATCGACGAGCATTCCGTTCCGCTTTCGATACCGCCGAGTCTTCTCGAATCGCATCCGGAGGGAAGCGAGACGGAAATCGTCGAACGAATCGCATTTCTCGAAAACCAGTGGGGGTCGCTCACCCGTCGCGGAATCTGTTCGGAGTGTCAGGGGTACGTCGAGGGGAGAATCGAGACCGTTCCCGAAGAACCCGAACACTACCATTACCACGGCCGCTGTCGTCGGTGCGGGTTCCACCACGGGATTCCGGTCGGGATGTTCCTCGCCAGCCATCCCGCCGTGACGAGTTTCTACTACGAGCGCGGCGTCGATGTCCTGACCACTCCGTTCTGGACGCTGGAGTTTTGCGCGCCCGGCCGCGAGACGGTGCTGTCCACGGACCCGCTCCGACTGGGTGTGGGCGCGAATCTGGACGGTGAAACCCTCTCCCTCACGCTGGACCGGGACGGAACCGTCGTCTCGACTGCGATAGCAGGGGCGTCCGCTGAAGAACCGTACAACGGCTGA
- a CDS encoding DUF7129 domain-containing putative zinc-binding protein has protein sequence MGLFKNIGRKVEEFKQTSEAVAAEEASYECTDCGKRLYTSHDGCPECGGTVVPVAEESETTDESESKPTDESESKPTDE, from the coding sequence ATGGGACTGTTCAAGAACATCGGCCGGAAAGTCGAGGAGTTCAAACAAACCTCCGAGGCGGTCGCGGCCGAAGAGGCGAGTTACGAGTGTACGGACTGCGGAAAGCGCCTCTACACGAGCCACGACGGCTGCCCGGAGTGCGGCGGAACCGTGGTTCCGGTGGCAGAGGAATCAGAAACGACAGACGAGAGCGAATCGAAACCGACCGACGAGAGCGAATCGAAACCGACCGACGAGTAG
- a CDS encoding DUF1028 domain-containing protein — translation MTFSICVREETDEGTSFGVAVATDAPAVGALAPYVTHDGVISTQSFVNVRLGRRGVALLPDLGVDDALAGLLEQDDHSHLRQVHGLDARGNAFAHSGDGCDGWFGHRVHDEKDLTVAGNMLVGEETLDALAETFAAGNEEENEEEGLVSRLIDALAAGKEAGGDKRGHTSAAVMVKAPRTTAYHDLRVDAHKEPIAELRRVYETTKAASDGFSESSKERIFD, via the coding sequence ATGACTTTCTCGATCTGCGTCCGGGAGGAAACCGACGAAGGGACCAGTTTCGGCGTCGCCGTCGCCACCGACGCGCCCGCGGTCGGCGCGCTCGCACCGTACGTCACCCACGACGGCGTTATCAGCACGCAGAGTTTCGTCAACGTCCGCCTCGGCAGGCGGGGCGTCGCGCTCCTGCCGGACCTCGGCGTGGACGACGCGCTGGCCGGACTGCTCGAACAGGACGACCACAGCCACCTCCGACAGGTGCACGGACTCGACGCGCGGGGAAACGCCTTCGCGCACTCCGGCGACGGCTGTGACGGCTGGTTCGGGCATCGGGTTCACGATGAGAAAGACCTCACGGTCGCCGGAAACATGCTCGTCGGCGAGGAGACGCTGGACGCGCTGGCCGAAACGTTCGCCGCGGGCAACGAGGAGGAGAACGAGGAAGAGGGCCTCGTTTCCCGACTCATCGACGCCCTCGCCGCGGGGAAGGAGGCAGGGGGCGACAAGCGCGGCCACACCTCGGCGGCGGTGATGGTCAAAGCGCCGCGAACGACGGCCTATCACGACTTGCGAGTCGATGCACACAAGGAGCCGATAGCGGAACTCCGGCGCGTCTACGAGACGACGAAAGCGGCGAGCGACGGCTTCAGCGAGTCCTCGAAGGAACGGATTTTCGACTGA
- the ggt gene encoding gamma-glutamyltransferase: MTQPDLDRFTSRRSTVYAPNGVVATSQPLASQAGVSILQQGGNAFDAAVATAAALNVVEPTSTGLGGDVFALYRTADGDVGAMRSCGGAPAEATIENVRASLKAQDDPSEWYPENRGYAVDGTEDTDDLGMPFLGPHAVTVPGTARGWEATVERFGKLSLEDALQPAIDYAIGGYPVSEVIASHWVGAETLFKTDHAREAYLKDGKAPEAGETMTLPRLGESLRRIAEEGADVLYEGDIAEKIAEEVQSQGGFLTVEDLAAFEPEFPDPVSTTYNGAEIYELPPNNQGLIALEALNIADELGASDHPIDSPERVHYFAEAMKLAFHDGHRYITDPEYEEVPPLASDSWAKKRAEHVGESANHDVSFGVPDANAEDADTVLLCVADDEGNVVSFINSRFAGFGSGLVAGDTGIALQNRGASFSLDPDHPNHLEPGKRPFHTLIPALAKFDDDDWAAFGVMGGYMQPQGHVQVVSNIVDYDLPLQAALDLPRWRYREDGTLAIEGRMDGNLATKLTRKGHDVRVLAPVLFGGAQIVRNDNGVLSGATEPRKDGNASGY; encoded by the coding sequence ATGACGCAACCCGATTTGGATAGGTTTACTTCGCGGCGTTCGACCGTTTACGCGCCGAACGGTGTCGTCGCTACCAGTCAACCGCTCGCTTCGCAAGCGGGTGTCTCGATTCTGCAGCAGGGGGGGAACGCGTTCGACGCCGCCGTCGCCACTGCCGCGGCGCTCAACGTCGTCGAACCGACGAGTACCGGACTCGGCGGCGACGTGTTCGCGCTGTATCGCACCGCGGACGGCGACGTCGGCGCGATGCGAAGCTGTGGCGGAGCGCCCGCCGAGGCGACCATCGAAAACGTCCGCGCCTCGTTAAAAGCGCAGGATGACCCGTCGGAGTGGTACCCCGAGAACCGTGGGTACGCCGTGGACGGCACCGAGGACACGGACGACCTCGGCATGCCGTTCCTCGGCCCGCACGCCGTCACCGTCCCCGGAACCGCCCGCGGGTGGGAAGCGACGGTGGAGCGCTTCGGGAAGCTATCGCTCGAAGACGCGCTCCAACCCGCCATCGACTACGCCATCGGCGGCTATCCCGTCTCGGAAGTCATCGCCTCCCACTGGGTCGGCGCGGAGACTCTCTTCAAAACGGACCACGCCCGCGAGGCGTACCTGAAGGACGGAAAGGCACCGGAAGCGGGCGAGACGATGACGCTTCCCCGCCTCGGCGAGAGCCTCCGTCGAATCGCGGAGGAGGGCGCGGACGTGCTGTACGAGGGGGACATCGCCGAGAAAATCGCCGAGGAAGTACAATCGCAGGGCGGCTTCCTCACCGTGGAGGACCTCGCGGCGTTCGAACCCGAGTTTCCCGACCCGGTTTCGACGACGTACAACGGCGCTGAAATTTACGAACTGCCGCCGAACAATCAGGGCCTCATAGCGCTGGAGGCGCTCAACATCGCCGACGAACTCGGCGCGAGCGACCACCCCATCGACTCGCCCGAACGGGTTCACTACTTCGCAGAGGCGATGAAACTCGCGTTCCACGACGGCCACCGCTACATCACGGACCCCGAGTACGAGGAGGTTCCACCGCTGGCGTCCGACTCGTGGGCGAAGAAACGAGCAGAACACGTCGGCGAGAGCGCGAACCACGACGTTTCGTTCGGCGTGCCCGACGCGAACGCGGAGGACGCGGATACCGTCCTCCTCTGTGTCGCCGACGACGAGGGCAACGTCGTCTCGTTCATCAACTCCCGATTCGCCGGGTTCGGCTCCGGGCTGGTCGCCGGGGATACCGGCATCGCGCTCCAGAACCGCGGCGCGTCCTTCTCGCTGGACCCCGACCACCCGAACCACCTCGAACCCGGAAAGCGCCCGTTCCACACCCTGATTCCCGCGCTCGCCAAGTTCGACGACGACGACTGGGCCGCCTTCGGCGTGATGGGCGGCTACATGCAACCGCAAGGCCACGTCCAAGTCGTTTCCAATATCGTGGACTACGACCTGCCATTACAGGCCGCGCTCGACCTACCGCGCTGGCGCTATCGGGAGGACGGCACCCTCGCCATCGAGGGGAGAATGGACGGCAACCTCGCCACGAAACTCACGCGGAAGGGCCACGACGTGCGCGTCCTCGCGCCGGTGCTCTTCGGCGGCGCACAGATAGTGAGAAACGACAACGGCGTCCTCTCCGGTGCGACCGAACCGCGAAAGGACGGCAACGCCTCCGGGTACTGA
- a CDS encoding Sec-independent protein translocase subunit TatA/TatB has product MVVEMIPLFGPVPGGMELAVILLIAVLLFGANKIPKLARSTGEAMGEFKKGREEVETELREMRDSGSDTEQNPTVETEADA; this is encoded by the coding sequence ATGGTAGTCGAAATGATTCCGCTGTTCGGGCCGGTTCCCGGTGGGATGGAACTCGCGGTGATTCTGCTCATCGCGGTCCTCCTGTTCGGTGCAAACAAGATTCCGAAACTCGCCCGTTCGACCGGTGAGGCGATGGGAGAGTTCAAGAAAGGCCGCGAGGAAGTCGAGACGGAGCTCCGCGAGATGCGCGACTCCGGCAGCGACACCGAGCAGAACCCGACGGTCGAAACCGAAGCGGACGCGTAA
- a CDS encoding thioredoxin family protein produces MNDVSEDDTKPLRVEDADELDRCIEKHDRLLVDCYTNGCALCQAIEPVVGNVARATDVAVAMVNLGEDLSLVERYDIRSVPTLLLFEDGELVDRMADGFRGTEAVVEFVETSSGA; encoded by the coding sequence GTGAACGACGTGAGCGAGGATGATACGAAGCCGCTACGGGTCGAAGACGCCGACGAACTCGACCGCTGTATCGAGAAACACGACCGACTGCTGGTCGATTGCTACACGAACGGCTGTGCCCTCTGTCAGGCCATCGAACCCGTCGTCGGGAACGTCGCCCGCGCGACGGACGTCGCGGTTGCGATGGTCAACCTCGGAGAGGACCTCTCGCTGGTCGAGCGATACGACATCCGGAGCGTGCCGACCCTCCTGCTGTTCGAGGATGGCGAACTCGTCGACCGAATGGCCGACGGCTTTCGGGGAACGGAGGCGGTCGTCGAATTCGTCGAAACATCGAGCGGTGCGTAA